In Cryptomeria japonica chromosome 10, Sugi_1.0, whole genome shotgun sequence, a genomic segment contains:
- the LOC131039378 gene encoding uncharacterized protein LOC131039378, whose product MRTLSWNVRGCNAPNKICLIKRCLDQVIPDIVFLQETNIKEEDFGVFARRFHSWKSSLVGAQSASGGLDALWRDSVVEVDVIRIDRWWQWLKIRSKQLHTSFFFINIYGPNNSNLKLQLWSELSDILRNDRENLFILGGDFNALLRPSYKIGSVGWNRHIHRDFNAFVMDSGLLEIPYRMGDFTGLIGGVVF is encoded by the coding sequence ATGAGGAccctatcatggaatgttaggggctgtAATGCCCCTAACAAGATTTGCTTGATCAAAAGGTGTCTTGATCAAGTGATACCAGACATTGTCTTTTTGCAAGAAACAAATATCAAAGAAGAGGATTTTGGTGTTTTTGCTAGGAGGTTTCATTCTTGGAAAAGTAGTCTTGTGGGAGCTCAAAGTGCTTCTGGTGGCCTTGATGCTCTTTGGCGGGATTCAGTTGTTGAAGTGGATGTCATTAGAATTGATAGATGGTGGCAGTGGCTGAAGATAAGATCGAAGCAGTTACACACCAGCTTTTTCTTTATCAATATCTATGGACCTAACAATTCTAATTTGAAATTGCAGCTATGGTCTGAGTTATCAGACATTCTAAGGAATGATAGGGAAAACTTGTTCATTCTTGGTGGAGACTTTAATGCTCTACTTCGCCCTTCATACAAGATAGGTAGTGTGGGTTGGAATAGACATATTCATAGAGACTTTAATGCTTTTGTCATGGATTCTGGGCTACTTGAAATTCCCTATAGAATGGGGGATTTCACTGGACTAATAGGAGGAGTGGTTTTTTGA